TGCTCTCGGGAACGGGGAAATACAGACACCCAACCTCGACAAGTTGGTACAGGAGGGCACCAGCTTCACTCATGCCTACAACATGGGCGCCTGGCACGGTGCGGTATGCGTTGCCTCGCGCACCATGCTGGTCACCGGAGAATTCCTCTGGAATGCGCGGGAAAGTGAAAGCAACCTGGACAGTCTTGCCGGTAAAAATTATCTGTGGAGTCAAATGCTAAGCGAACAGGGTTATGACACCTATTTCTCAGGCAAATGGCATGTCAAAGTTAACGCAGATAGCGTTTTCGATCATACCCGTCACATTCGCCCCGGCATGCCGGAAGCGGTTCCTGAAACCTACAACCGACCCATCAAGGGCAAAGAACCACAGTGGTCGCCTTACGATACGTCATTCGGCGGATACTGGGAAGGCGGC
Above is a window of Bacteroidales bacterium DNA encoding:
- a CDS encoding sulfatase-like hydrolase/transferase; amino-acid sequence: MKKFIFKHLIIFFLVISIWSCKEKKKEKPNILFIFADDQAYNTIHALGNGEIQTPNLDKLVQEGTSFTHAYNMGAWHGAVCVASRTMLVTGEFLWNARESESNLDSLAGKNYLWSQMLSEQGYDTYFSGKWHVKVNADSVFDHTRHIRPGMPEAVPETYNRPIKGKEPQWSPYDTSFGGYWEGGKHWSEVLGDDAEDFMEQASQDEDPFFMYLAFNAPHDP